TATTCTTATTTCAGAcatttcagtaactcaacttgtaactaaacttatggtccaatatatctataatgaaacccacaaATATTGTACTgtactacagtcgccgaccgtttattcggacctcacggggactgcggaaatgtccgaataaacaggtgtccgaaaaagcagattaagaaaaaaaaatgaactcctttatttccacgcacttattcgggctctgcaataggcttgaagaaatcgtgagtgcgccgttgcacgctgttccgtttacgcgcaatcagataaacctgaatctcggagagggtcgaacggtcactataggcggctgaaagcacagtcactgcttgtgcacattccgcatgcgacagcagcgtagcacgtggtgcgtcatcttccgactcggagtcatcgtccggcggtgcagcataaagaatgggtgcagcagaaacctgactaatgatctcgctgtcgtcgagttctgcgcatgtcagtacagcagtgtcagcacctgtgaaactctcAAATGAGactgtgtccggaatcgcaatgcaaccactgcgcaggtctcggcagaactttttccgcgtcagtagggagcacatcggaaggcgacaaatcttaggccccCCGGCACccgcactgtcggcgccattagacacttgacgcgatgtttccgtacgccgcgttggaacaccgaaacctcgacacagcacacaaagcaaacactatcgtgccgacaccagtcgcacaaacgaaaaacgcggcctgctcgcatcgtcgtgcgcgaaagaaacaaatcagctgctggattgtcttgacatggcttactaagctgaaaccggaactgctgtacggccattCTATCGAACCAAGcggaaacgatgatgatgagcggggatttccagtagcgccgcttcgtggggcagcaaggaggctccgttcaaaacaaaaatggcgttcagcaagtcgaactatgcgccggtcagagtcggtgcatgatgccctcgatcgagttgacTCAAGGAGTGtttgaaaaatcagacgagaggctgcaaggtgtccgaactttcggcagttgttatacattatggtctatggggagaatggcggtgccacgaagctgaccgaataatcgggcatgtccgaatttttggagtccggaaaatcggtcggcgactgtatttcttttttcctattctgatttattttgaactTCGTCCATGGttgtctcagtgatttctaattattccagacacttcagtaactcattTTGTAGTTAAATGTATGCTCTGATATCATCCATAATGAAACTCTCGAATTTTGTACTGTAGTATTTTTttccatatttctttttctgattaattttgaatttcctccccggtcgtcTTGGGAGgtgctgcacaagaaacaagTGTCACTCGACGTTTTATGGCAGAGCACATCTCACGATGAACGTCAATCTTGATGCAGTTAGCACTAAAGTTGTGTAGCAACACATCGTATTGCCAACGCTGAAACTTGCGTGCATCCAGGGTCCTCTCCCACGCTTCCCCTGcacacgctgcaccatctagtggcgGCGGCACAAAGCTTGCATGCAGCAGGGGTTTCATTCCACCATGCACCTGATGAAATTTAAGACATTTTTTCTCGTTGAAGTGcagcacatatgcagtggcaaaTGCCCTGTTATCGAATTTGGCGtcaagagattcattgaagagcggcacatacctagtagcatataccagtgacccaagttgtcaccaagttcattgaagagcaacaTATACTCGTTGACCAAGGCTGTCCGACAGTGGGTGTGAACCGCGTCCCAtcggcacagcagcctgatgcactACCAGTCAGATTTCGACTACCCAATCCCAGTGGACCCAAGTTGGTGGGAAAACGGAAACACAGATTGATAGGCAGTCAGTCAGAACCTGTGAGGTGCATCAAGTACCTGAAGAGTGCTACTCGCATTAATAAGTTTTGCATCAGAGATAGACACAATCTCAGCCTGGCAGCCGTTGTTGAACAGTATGATTGTCCCTTGACAGACGAAAaggttctaggacactggtccagatgGGTTTCAACATTCAAGGCCTTAGGTGCTCTGTTCATGTTCTTGAAGGCTTGCGAATTGTGCAACCGACTTTGAAAGTTGTAGCATGTAGCATCGTGTTACTGTGTGgatttttcttgctttatttcttttatttgttcattctctcaccttttattccctttaccccatttcccagtgcagggtagccagctggcacttacactggctaacctccgtcttctccttttctctctctctcgttgcacAGGAAGCCAAATACAAGAAAATATTGTGAAATTAGTGGTACCTGGTTGATATCGTGAGCCATTGGGCTTTCAGCATGAAAGTCTCTCTGCTAGGGAGCAAGCCTTCTTATATTAAATGCAGTGTTTTTATATGGTGATGTACTAACCTGCAGTTGTTTAGTGTTTCTCATTATTGTCCTCCTAAAGCTTGCATGGCGGTAATAATTTCTATGTCCGGTGTATGCGTGCAGGCGACATCCATGGCCAGTACACGGATCTGCTGCGGCTCTTTGAGTACGGTGGCTTTCCTCCCGAGGCCAACTACCTTTTCCTGGGCGACTACGTCGACCGAGGCAAGCAGTCACTGGAGACAATCTGCCTGTTGCTTGCCTATAAGATCAAGTACCCCGAGAACTTCTTTCTACTGCGGGGCAACCACGAGTGCGCGTCCATCAACCGCATCTATGGTTTCTACGACGAGTGCAAACGACGCTACAACATCAAGCTCTGGAAGACGTTCACCGACTGCTTCAACTGCTTGCCCATTGCTGCCATCATCGACGAGAAAATCTTCTGCTGCCATGGCGGTGAGTCAGTTGCACTGCTGGTGTGCTAAACGATGCATACCCTTTACGGCCTACCGTAGTTGCATTCGTTTACAAAGACAATCTAATCGAGtctacatgtgtgcttgccacAAGTGACAGAATTGCTATGAACAGATGTATTGTCTTAAACTAACTGTGCTGGGTGTTTCAACTTTGAGTTAACCACGGTTGATGCAGCTGTGCAGCTAGGTTATGCAGGCATGCCTGTACAGCCGTGCAGCTTTAGGAACTGTTCAGATAAGTACTTTCACACAAAGCTAGCCTTTTAGTCTTGTGTATTAAGGTTTAATGGCAAGCACAGCCACCTGGGATATGTGGTCAGCCTTGGAAGAATCAGTCGTGTCTGGTGTCTAAAGATGCTCTAATCTGTGGTTGTGCAgtggtgtgtgtgtctgtgtttcttCTTTAGTGCGTTGTTCAGTCGTAACGGCAGAGGCTCAAGCAATGGCATTGCCATAGCAAGTTACTTTCTTGACAGGAACGATGTGAGGATGCTCGCTTCTCTCGCACATGCAGCGTAATAGTGtaactgatgggctagttggtgttgcatTACATTATGCGTTCATCTTTATGTATTCTTGTTCTTGTCTGTATATTAAACACTTAATACTTTACAcacaatacagtcaaaccttgatatatcgACCATGGATATACCGAACACTTTCTgtatcacctggaaaatcgcatgcatttctAATTATTTCGAATGCCGTCGGACGTAAAATGGAGATATCAAACTCCGCCACTCCATGCCACGAGTGCTCTGTTGACATGcggtgagctttcccgcaacaccctcgaagatagtggtggcgcgatgggcgttcccgactgctgcgcacTGTAGCTGCACACATCAATCGCGCTCAAGGGGCCATTTGAATGTCTGGGCATACGCAAGCGgtggcttggctagttcgacaacgtcaacgacgcattgcatttgTTGCACTGAGTCCCTCTTGGTGTCGCGCTCTGCAACTGCCGCGCCTTGCGAGGACTGGCGGTTTGCATCCTCAGACGCGCGACAGCAcacgctcactgggctcactcatagatgcCTTGACGAATGCCACTTAAGATTTTGTTATTGACAGCGTTTCAACACGCTTCGATTGACGGGCATGGAGATTGCAGAAAAAGTAACGGataaacgaagacgctgccgaggttgatctcgcaagcgctgatgttgcccagCTCCCGACttaactgaggctgtagctgctttggcccttctatgcCGCTATGTGGCGCAATAGAGGACcggcctatcgcttgtggatcgcctagactatgttgaggactccgTGTTTAAGCACGGGGCTGTCAATAAAAAGCAGGCTAcattgctgcagtactttcagccaaataaataccttgtgtgaagcttcaagtgagtgTTTACTGCGCCACAATTGGGGCACGATCGGGAATCATTGTTTGGAGCACTCATTCGTTTCTGCCGCACGCGATTGGCCTGGGCCGCGCCAACTTCGCGCGGCTGACAAAGTCGGCGCGGCGGCCCAGGCTAATTGCATGCGACGCAACCAAAAGCGCTCTCCCCGCGGACGAAGTCGGTGCCGCCTATGCCAAATCCGCACAACGCAACCGAACGCGCGCTCCGAACAACAATCCCCAATTGTGCCTTTGGTTAATTTATTGACTTGTAGAAGATTATGATGCATATTTTACGTGATTTTATACATAGAATTCTTGCTATATTGAATTATTTCGcaatcaccgcgctgttcgatatgtCGAGGTTCGACTATATCTTGCATGTGTGCTGATAAACCATGTCCTCACTGCAGGGCTCTCCCCTGACCTCCAGTCCATGGAACAGATCAGGCGCATCATGCGACCAACAGATGTCCCGGACACGGGTACGTGTCATTGTCTCCGACTCTGTGGGCCTACTTTGGTactttggtgtcggcatcactcagaactgcaaaatgttcaatagtatttcagagcgtggtactccttgaaacacagGTCTATGCACAGTGCCTAATCGCAATCTGCACACCTAAAACGCGTCTGGTCTCCTCTTGGAGTTAAAAGTTGTGTTGGCAGACACGTGACATATTCTCTGCGTgtggctgccttgggcagaggtctgaggcactctctcgcgtaagcgcattgccgcagagagagagaatacCTCGTTAGtggcggtgataaacaagctaagagcagcgccaatcaagatacaAATCAACTTCCGCaacccctgcaagagagtgccaacAAAGAGAAAGATCACATTTCGCGGGCCTCCGTGCAATTATGCGGctaaaccgaaaccgcaaaaggggtgttgccgcagtctgcgtGACGCGGTCAAGCgagaaatcagttctgtttatcttcgcaagaaggtagcacaaatttcaaatgcCTCTTGTAAGttctaagaggtggcagcacctcccagtgagcacgcatcattatggcgcgaaatttcaaacgaaaAAGTCGAAACCGTACctgtacggcaaagaccttgtgGGACAGAAAACTGCCGCCGCACAtatacggcaaaaaccttcaaagggttaatgtGTAGGCTGGTATTTCGaacagccgccagctctacatTCGATTATCCGGACTTCATCCATGGCTGTAGCGTACGCTGACTCTGCCGtcattatctcctctggcaaccttgaTGAGACATCAaatatggcctcagagattacatGTTAAATGGTAATCTCTGAGGCCTTGCCTTGATCGGAGCCCTACGCCTCATAGATTTAACTGCAAATACTGATGTTGAAGGCCTTGCCTGAATTATAGGTCGCATCAACATTGCAACCATCACATCCTCATCCGCCTATTCCGGCAATCCCACGCATGGCCTGCTCTCGTCATTCTGTTTGACGAGTTTGCCTTCCGGACAGCGTACGGCCATTCTGTGcatgtttgtttagtttgcgttccagacagcgctctgctggctccaagaagtctttTCTCATGAACTTGTAGACAGGCCACGTCAATTGGCACCAACGCATGTGCCCTCGCAGTCCGAATGAGCCCGACTCCGCAACTGAAAAGCCTCAAGTGCCGCCTACTGCAACGAGCTCAAACGCGGACATCATTGATTACCTGCTAGGCTGCGGTGTGCCAATTTTGGCTGCCATTACATTTGAAGACTTTCGAGATGTCAACAGCACAGTGTTGTCGTGTGCCGAACTGAATGAAGACGAAATTGAGCAAGCTCTCCCACCGTCAAACAGCGACTCTAACTTGGATGATGATGTGCCGTGTGCTCTGGAACCTTCACATGCGGATCTGACACGAGCCTTTGCAGTTCTTGCATGGGCATACAGCAACAGCGCAAAACTGGTAGAAATACAGGTGTACTTAGTTGGCATAAGCGGAAGTGCGTGCAGCAACGAATAAACCACTAATTCTTTGCACAGGGGTCTtaaaacatgaataaaattatcttctttttaaatttatttcttttttgatgCATTCGTTTTTTCGGACATTCGATAGTTCGAACTTGTTTATGTTCCTGtggagtccgaattatcggtcGTCGACTGCAGTTTCACAAGGCAATGAAAACACTCTAAAGGTGTTTTACAATGTTTGGTGTCATTTTGTTGtataagtgaaaaaaaatggtTCTGTACACCAGTAATATGCTAATACATTTGATCATGCTCGGATTCTTCTGTGTTGACAATGGACAGGCAATAACTCGTATGGCACTTTGCCTTTCTGTCAGTCTTGGTGTGACAGTTTGAGTTGTTACTGAAGGCGCAGCTACATAATCACGTTCACAGCCCAAGTCCACTCACTGCCActcacacgcatacatacatctactcacactcactggcgTTCATACTTACTAACGTGCACTAGCGTTCGCTCATGCCTGCTTAACCCCTCCATCACTGCATCAAGATGTCAAGCagggccagttggttaggattcatagTAAGATTCGTTACAGTGCAGCACAAAACGCGGACAAAATGAAGGTATAAAACAATGACACGGCCTTCATCACTCACTCACTTATGCAGTCACGTCTTTGAAATTATTTTTTAGTATGTCGACATATGATTCAAGCACTGTTGCAGGCGCTTCATAAAGCATAGTTTGGTGCTCAGCGGGTCAGTAACGATTGATAGTGCGCATGTCACAGGGGTATGCTATTCTTGTACTGAGACTTCCTTATAGCCGTGCAGGTGTAAATTGCTTGTGGCATGGCAGTGCGCTTGCATTCGCTGGCCAGTGACTGCTTGCTAACACCCCCCGTGGCGTGGAACGCAGGCCTCCTGTGTGACCTGCTCTGGTCAGATCCCGACAAAGACGTCCAGGGCTGGGGTGAGAACGACCGTGGCGTCTCGTTCACCTTTGGAGCAGACGTAGTCTCCAAGTTCCTCAACAGGCACGACCTGGACTTAATATGCAGAGCTCACCAGGTGAGTGGAGAGACCACTTCAAGAGCCGAGTGAAAGTGACTTTGGCAGAGGTATCTAAAGAATGATACCCAGCAAAGGGTTGATATCTGTGTGAAAACTTGTGTAAGGTGCAAGCTCTGAAAGCAAATAATTCGTTTTGTAGAGATCGGGCGTGCGCTGCGAAACACTTCTGTTCTAAATTGAAATTGGAAAATTTTTCATTTTGCATTCGCATTGGTATCAAATAACTGTATTGAACCTAATTTACGCTTATTTTGCTTTTTCCTAGATCCTTGAACAGGAAGGTGTCGGAATTGAGTAATTGTTACTTTGTCTGAGCCCATTATATTTTGAAGTGCTGTCTTCAAGTGACAAAAAGTATGCTTAAAATTGTGGAAAAGTCGAGGAGTGCTTGATTTTGTTCTtatacagcaacaagaaacaagtATTTTGCGCCTAAGGGGATTGATATCACTGGCAAACTGAACAGCTCTTAGTCGCCGAGTCTCTCCTGGCGAGCTCTATTGCTGTGTGTTTTGTGCAGGTCGTTGAGGATGGGTACGAGTTCTTTGCCAAGCGCCAGCTGGTGACCCTTTTCTCAGCGCCGAACTACTGCGGTGAATTCGACAACGCGGGCGGCATGATGTCTGTTGACGAGACGCTGATGTGCAGTTTCCAGGTTGGTTGCAGGGCTGGTGAACCCCCTCACTGTTTTCATCTGCTATGAAAACGACTTGCTGTAGATGTGGGACGGGAATTTCCTTGCTTTTGCTGAGCCACAGATTATGCACTGCGCTAGGTATGCAAAAGACCATTGTCACGTGCCAGCAAAGGAATGCGAGCACTTAACAAAGATAATGACCGTGacatttttccgctgctttgctgtatttgtaaataaaaatagCAGTCGTTTCAGAAGTGTGCTGTAACggcattttatgcaattttagtggAGAGACAATGAATTCAATCACATTTACTCTGTGCGCATAACACCTGTAGATAAGGGATCCTGTGTTCCAACAGATGTCTTTGTTGTGTTTGCAGTTTAGTTGCATTTTGTTCTCTAGAGATATGAAATGCATTGACTCTTACTGCCATTCACtggggatacgaaaatatttcatTGTGATGCAAATTTTGTTTTCTTAGGCTTTTATCGTTGGCTTTGATATGCCTCCAGTTATTTTACGTTCCGTGGCAGTACAAACAGATGCAAACGGCACCATGCACATAACATTTTGTTGGGGCAAGGGTTGTGCTTACTGGTTTCAACATTGGACGCCGCTCGCGGTAACACAACCTCTTCGTCAATCGCTGATGTAAATGTGACCTTCGCCCTTGTTTTGTTTGGGGACATTAAACCGACAGTCTTCAACTGTTAGTTAATGTAAATTTGAGGAGTCATCATAATGAAACCGAATGTGTTAAACTCGTTCACTAATTGATCAATCAATGGTGGCAGCGTCCATGCGCAGTCACAGGTGCAGTCTAAGGGCTCGTAGCTGTCTCCTGCCTATATGTTCTTCACAATCACTTGGCTCATTAGCATTTTGTGAGTGGGCTGACTAGCATTGCAAGCCTGATTTCTCACAGTGCTGGTTATAAGCATAAACGAGTAGCCTTAGTTGGTGCGTAAGTGTGTCTGCTTGCAATGTAGGCTGGCAGGTGTCCGGCAGACTAGTGGCCGTGAGCAGGTTTCACTTTAGCATGGTTTTACTGTCCCATGGTTATTTTGCAGGATGTTTGAACTATCGGGTGTACATGGCTAGCTTGCGATTGAATTTTGACGTAGGTCAGCATTGCTTTTTTTCACCCATTGGTTGATATCAATTGGATCTGTAATGGCTGTACGTCAATTGTCAATTGACGTTCAGCAGCACAaaagcttgtaagagctattgcTGCAAAGAAATTTCATGGCAGCCTTTTTGATGTGAAAGTACCTAGGAATTTTTTACACTGTGGGTGGCCTACCTTTTTCAGGAATGTTCACTTTCTGTGTGGAATCCAACCTGGAAGGTTCGTTCCTCATACCCTTTTCTATGTTTGCTGTGCAGATCCTGAAGCCCTCCGAAAAGAAGGCGAAGTACCAGTACGGTGGTCTCAACTCCGGGCGGCCCGTGACGCCACCTCGGGGGCCAGTCAAGAAGAAATGAACACCACAGTGAGGGGGGAAAAAACACCAGAGGGAGGACAGGAAATTCAACAAACAACAAGACGTctacccaccaccaccaccgaaaaCAAGAGCTACATGCCCGCCTCTTCCTTACACCTCCTCTGTTTCCACGTTGTTGCCGCTACCGCCTCTGCGCTTTTCCCGCTGCCAGCTCGGTCAAGCGTCGGCTTCTGGGCCATGCAGTGCCCGCGGACACCCTTGgttcatttctttctctcaatTGTCTTGGCTTGGTCCAGCTGTAGGTTTCTTCCTTGATGTGTATACCCTCTCTCATTGAACAGTGGCTTCTTGTGCAAGAAACTCATCTCGCATTGgtgttttatttttactttgtCATCATGCTGTtgcatctcattttttttttcctcccccgTGCAGTGCCTGCCCCTTTTCATTTTGCCTGATTCATGCGAACAGTGAAGTTTGGCCTGCAGAGCAGGAAAGTTCTTGAAAACTTCTTGCGAACAGGGTAGGAGCTTGGACGTAACGCCTATATTGCAGAGTGTGTTATTCAGTATGGGCTTGATGAACTTGGCCTTGCAAGTTGTTTTGCAAACACACTTCACAAGAAAAAGCTGCTCTGAACCTGCAGCACCACTGTCCAGTGCATGACAAACTTGGGGTGCCAGCTATGCGATGCACTTTTGACTCACTGGTCCCCACAAGCTCATCTGGACAACTTTTCTTGCCGGCAAACTATTTGCCCGTGTGCTTTAGCTGACGCAGTTGGGCAAGACCTGTTTGAAAATGGAGGGGGCTTGATTGTGTGTTCCGACCATCTGCGCTTATTGATATTGTTTTCGCTATTTCTAATGGTTGCTTTGCTGTTGACAATCCAGGAGCTGTCAACATTTTGCTGGCTAGTTAGATGGCTAGTAAAGCTTTTCAATGTTTGTTTGTAACACAAGCTTCATGGCTGTTTTTTGTTGCTTGTTCCCTCTGTATTATCATGTCCACTGGTTGTCTCTTCCTTACAGTGCAGTTTCTCTTGACGGCAAGGCATGGTGTTTGCCTGTAGGTTTTGTTGGGGAAGAAATAGAAGTCGTGGGGGCAAAATCACTTTTAACAATTGCGTTTTGATTAGTCATTTCGGCTGTTTCCTAGTATGCAAACCAGTCTGTACAGACCGTCTAATGGTTGCCGTTTCCAGGACATTTTTCGTGTAGGAGATAACGTCTTCGTTAGGATGCCTTTGTTTGCATACAGCATGTCGCCCAACTTGTTCCCACATCATCCACACACCTAGCCTACCACCTTAGCAGCCGTGCGTGTCGTGTGATAGGCCTGCGTCGTTGTGGGTCACAGTGACATCTCTGCGTATGGTGGCTGTGGTATGTGTGCATCTGTGCTAGAAGCAGCGTGGTCATCATGGAGGGGCAGCCACGAATTGGCGCAACTTACCGACGAATACACGAAGCAAGGCTGTAGTCTTTGGATTGAACCATCTGCAAGCTTGTGCACTTTTTGCAAGGTACAGGCTTGTGTTTTGCATAGAATATGCTTGAAAAACTGCACCTCTCACTCGGAAATAGGGGCATGTTGGGTGGTGAAGCGAGTTCCAAGGAGCTTTCTGGCAAGCCTTGCTTCTGCAGCCATTCTTTGCCCAGGTTGTCTTGCTTTGAACAATTCAGTGCCGATGGATTCTGCCACATTGCCTCCTTTGGCTTTGCTCCGCGGAGGCAATGGTAGAACTCTGCAGCGGTGAAATGTTTAGAACGAGCTCCCTGTTCATCTAACCACAATGTGTCAAGCTGTGGGACATAAAAAATACTAAATATGGTAATTAGATGTGGCACTAGTTTTGCATAATTTCAGAGCAATGAATTGGCCTTCGTAGTGAATTTCTATTGTATGCACGTGTAGTTTGCCGTCAGACTAGCTTTTCGTTGATCCTTTCTTTTTGAAGCTGTTCGTACCAGGAGTGTAAGCCACCTGTAAAATATCTTGCTCTTGTTCGGAATGGTACCAATACTGCTGTTGGTGTACAGTTCTAGTAAGTCAAATAACTATTACCTATAAACAGCCTTGCCATGTCTGTTTTGAAGAGGCCGGGAGGGTGCTGGGAGGGATGGCAAATAAGATGAGTCACAACAGTCTGCAATGTTGCTTCATGGGGAGAAATCCCAAGTCTGTGTTCATTTTCGCGAGGGCCTGCAGCGTTGCGTGGCCATAGACGTTTCGAGGCTCATTTGCGATGTAGTGGTCTTTTTGAGCTGTGGCCAAGTCTTGCCGTGCCCAGCACTAGGAGCCTAGATGCAGTGGATGCCCATCAATTTTGTTCttgggggggcaggggggggcaGCATTCAACGAAGGAAGCACGGCACAGCAGTGCCTTTCACCGGTTACTGTCTTCACTGCAGTGGTGTTTGCGCCCAACTGATGCGGCTTGCTATGTGTAGCGGCCACTTGGAAGCGTGAGGTTGTTAAGAGGCATGTCTTTCTCCTTTCAAAACAGAGGTTAATAAACAGTTGGGAAAGAAAACTGGTCCACTGTCTTTTCTACATCAAGCACATTATGCTTGCGATTTTGCAAATTTAGCTATAGTGAACCGCTGAAAGGAAAGTGTGGGACTGATTCTGTCTGACCAGTCACGTGTTCACTGTACAGTTTCGTTCATAGTACTTGACATGCTATTTTCGCACATCCAAATGTTTCTGCGAAATTGGTTCAGTTATATTGGCAAAGAGTAAAAAGCTTGTTTGTGCTTGCTACAACTTGGTGCTCAAGGGAGGAAAGCAGTAGCTACATATTTGTTTGCCACTAGTCATGGCCATTTGTGACAGCATGAATATGGGctgtaactttttctttttcatttagtAGACGTCTGGTACAACATGAACGTATGATTGTAGTTGTGAATTGGTTCTTGTTGCCATTTCTTTGCATCCTTGTCTCTGGTTGCGCTGTTTCATAAACATGGTTTGCACCAGCTTGCCCAACTTCGTTTTGTAGTTATCGCATCACTTAGCAATGTTTATAACACTTTGGGAATGTTTGCCATGTTGCATGTGCCAGTTTGTGTA
The sequence above is drawn from the Dermacentor andersoni chromosome 7, qqDerAnde1_hic_scaffold, whole genome shotgun sequence genome and encodes:
- the LOC126533228 gene encoding serine/threonine-protein phosphatase PP1-beta catalytic subunit; this encodes MAEGDLNVDSIISRLLEVRGCRPGKTVQLTEAEVRGLCLKSREIFLSQPILLELEAPLKICGDIHGQYTDLLRLFEYGGFPPEANYLFLGDYVDRGKQSLETICLLLAYKIKYPENFFLLRGNHECASINRIYGFYDECKRRYNIKLWKTFTDCFNCLPIAAIIDEKIFCCHGGLSPDLQSMEQIRRIMRPTDVPDTGLLCDLLWSDPDKDVQGWGENDRGVSFTFGADVVSKFLNRHDLDLICRAHQVVEDGYEFFAKRQLVTLFSAPNYCGEFDNAGGMMSVDETLMCSFQILKPSEKKAKYQYGGLNSGRPVTPPRGPVKKK